A region from the Tahibacter amnicola genome encodes:
- a CDS encoding DUF2306 domain-containing protein translates to MSRPEPTRPLDNRLPVDRATAVARLTGIGKKIAYGAWYLAFAALSVQIAEHAFTFLSQRPTGPRDVFGLKFALQGIDVPLHFFGAGLALLLGILQASSWVRRRWPALHRIGGWLSAAAILVGGVSGLSMSFHAYGGWRSGLGFFLAGVLWMATAAYGIRCAVMGDYAAHRRWMLRCMAVTYAGVTLRLILPMSFVFKLPFESVYIFAAWACWSVNLMICELWLRWPAWRHQRRLLAVSRA, encoded by the coding sequence ATGTCTCGTCCAGAACCCACCCGCCCCTTGGATAACCGCCTGCCCGTGGACCGGGCCACAGCCGTCGCCCGGCTCACCGGGATCGGGAAGAAGATCGCCTACGGCGCCTGGTACCTGGCCTTCGCCGCGCTCAGCGTGCAGATCGCGGAGCACGCATTTACCTTCCTGAGCCAGCGTCCAACGGGCCCGAGGGACGTTTTTGGCCTCAAGTTCGCGCTCCAGGGCATCGACGTCCCCTTGCACTTCTTCGGCGCGGGCCTGGCGCTGCTGCTGGGAATCCTGCAGGCCAGCAGCTGGGTGCGCCGCCGGTGGCCGGCATTGCACCGCATCGGCGGATGGCTGTCCGCCGCGGCGATCCTGGTGGGTGGTGTCAGCGGCCTGTCGATGTCGTTCCATGCCTACGGCGGCTGGCGGAGCGGCCTCGGTTTTTTCCTGGCTGGCGTGCTGTGGATGGCCACCGCGGCCTACGGCATTCGCTGTGCGGTGATGGGCGACTACGCCGCCCATCGGCGCTGGATGCTGCGGTGCATGGCCGTTACCTACGCCGGGGTGACGCTGCGGCTCATCCTTCCCATGAGCTTCGTTTTCAAGTTGCCGTTCGAATCCGTGTACATCTTTGCGGCGTGGGCGTGCTGGTCGGTCAACCTGATGATCTGCGAGCTGTGGCTGCGCTGGCCCGCCTGGCGCCACCAGCGACGCCTGCTGGCCGTATCACGCGCCTGA
- a CDS encoding TonB family protein: MTSLTGQMATRFADRPLIAATVWTIVAGESPARTLGLDRKQVLGPTRALARSDTAEGRMKIDQALEQARMAADSARKADASGPVRPVRKFLSGATTDGEYVDYLRDWEARIGRAHKAVQLDSGVRGSVTLTVAIRRDGSVERVDVVQPSGHPDVDASAIRIVHAAAPFQPLNGLSVDVLHITRTWQFLAPEGPRRP; this comes from the coding sequence ATGACGTCACTCACTGGCCAGATGGCGACGAGGTTCGCGGACCGGCCGCTGATTGCCGCCACGGTGTGGACGATCGTCGCTGGCGAGTCGCCTGCGCGCACCCTGGGCCTGGACCGGAAGCAGGTGCTCGGACCCACTCGCGCCCTTGCCAGGTCTGACACCGCCGAAGGCCGCATGAAGATCGATCAGGCGTTGGAGCAGGCGCGAATGGCCGCCGACAGCGCGCGCAAGGCGGACGCATCCGGACCAGTGCGCCCGGTGCGCAAGTTCCTGTCCGGGGCGACAACGGACGGGGAGTACGTGGACTACCTGCGCGACTGGGAAGCACGCATCGGACGCGCCCACAAAGCCGTGCAGCTCGACAGCGGGGTTCGCGGCAGCGTCACCCTCACGGTGGCGATCCGTCGCGATGGCAGCGTTGAGCGTGTGGACGTGGTCCAGCCCAGCGGTCACCCCGATGTGGATGCCAGCGCGATTCGTATCGTCCATGCCGCCGCACCGTTTCAGCCCCTGAACGGACTGTCCGTGGATGTGCTGCATATCACGCGCACCTGGCAATTCCTCGCTCCGGAAGGCCCCCGTCGCCCCTGA